The following proteins are encoded in a genomic region of Desulfosoma sp.:
- a CDS encoding DsbC family protein, whose product MNHRRSWVFFFSSIGILFGFGFLWTMKPFAASCPELALVQQKVSESLAGRNVIVKNVDPSPLPNVCQVHVVVGDKNQLLYTDTSGRYLIFGQILDTQDKKNLTQATLEELNRLTAKDMQTLESLVAFTLGSPKASQKVYFVTDPQCPYCKQAETTLEAMASEGILEVRYVLYPLPMHPGARESCIALICDKKGHEEFKAHYKSDNQCQEGTDKIEAVMKFMQAHGIGGTPTYIFPDGTFRSGVMDRSSLENKLKKP is encoded by the coding sequence ATGAACCACAGAAGAAGCTGGGTGTTTTTTTTCTCCAGTATTGGCATACTTTTCGGTTTCGGGTTTCTTTGGACCATGAAACCTTTTGCCGCTTCATGCCCGGAACTTGCCCTCGTCCAGCAAAAGGTTTCAGAATCCTTGGCCGGACGCAATGTTATTGTCAAAAATGTCGACCCCTCCCCTCTGCCTAACGTCTGCCAGGTTCATGTGGTGGTCGGTGACAAGAATCAACTCCTTTACACGGATACCTCGGGCCGATACCTCATATTTGGACAAATTCTTGACACCCAGGACAAAAAAAATCTGACCCAAGCCACTTTGGAAGAACTGAACCGTCTCACCGCCAAGGACATGCAAACCCTGGAAAGTCTGGTGGCTTTTACCTTGGGTTCCCCGAAAGCCTCTCAAAAAGTGTACTTTGTGACGGATCCTCAATGCCCCTATTGCAAACAAGCGGAAACCACGTTGGAAGCCATGGCTTCTGAGGGTATCCTTGAAGTTCGCTATGTTCTTTACCCTCTCCCCATGCATCCCGGAGCTCGAGAATCGTGCATCGCTTTGATTTGTGACAAGAAAGGTCATGAAGAATTTAAGGCACACTATAAGTCGGACAATCAATGCCAGGAGGGAACAGACAAGATAGAGGCCGTCATGAAGTTCATGCAAGCCCATGGCATCGGGGGAACCCCCACCTACATTTTTCCGGACGGAACGTTTCGCTCGGGTGTCATGGATCGCTCCAGCCTGGAAAACAAGTTGAAAAAGCCATGA
- a CDS encoding ATP-binding protein: MGPSEVQDSDHTFHPNFPSEASVSDRAAPFRSLQETPHEAGPEPVPQVDPEVSRRVLSEVFRLSPYGIGVLDVRGRLVVANEVLEGWLTDPEKEAVRGQVEDLFEDSETVRRLLQQAQRLGSAQEPDVTVVDLQGRRFFVSVTLSHIDAPEGPSPWFLLIMEDISEKKAYSQQLLRTEKLASLGTMAGGVAHDFNNILMTILGNTQLLNKELSEASPQVRQRLQNIEQAVLDGAHVVRRLQVFTGKDTGPSKGEEKTRIHEAVRDVLELTRPRWKNALEKQGRRVEIINAVSPTLCAAINPSDFREVLTNLVFNAIDAMPLGGSLRFSSYQHEDQIVVEVTDTGVGMDEETQKKIFDPFFTTKGAGNSGLGLSVCAGLIQRWSGHLGVRSVPGQGTTFTLTLPASRTEACRPAAENFSSKQVSRKRLLVVDDDQEVLGLLGDMLRLMGHSVTAFHDPRKALEALSTHTFDLVLTDLAMPDVNGWEVAACARKHQPKVPVVLVSGWGAQYEDEDLSDRGVRCVCSKPLSYQKLLELIDRFCS, encoded by the coding sequence TTGGGTCCCTCTGAGGTTCAGGATTCGGACCACACGTTTCATCCCAACTTTCCCTCGGAAGCTTCCGTCAGCGATCGAGCGGCCCCTTTCAGATCGTTGCAAGAAACCCCTCACGAAGCCGGTCCTGAGCCTGTCCCGCAGGTGGATCCGGAAGTATCGCGCCGTGTTCTTTCCGAAGTGTTTCGTTTGAGTCCTTACGGTATCGGGGTTTTGGATGTTCGAGGACGCCTTGTGGTGGCCAACGAGGTGTTGGAAGGCTGGCTGACCGATCCCGAAAAGGAGGCCGTCAGGGGTCAGGTGGAAGATCTTTTTGAAGATTCCGAGACAGTGCGACGCCTTCTTCAGCAAGCGCAACGTCTCGGCAGTGCTCAAGAACCGGACGTGACGGTCGTGGACCTTCAGGGGCGTCGTTTTTTTGTCAGTGTGACCCTGTCTCACATTGATGCGCCTGAGGGGCCGAGCCCATGGTTTCTTCTCATCATGGAAGATATCAGTGAGAAAAAGGCCTATTCTCAACAGCTTCTTCGTACGGAAAAATTGGCTTCCCTCGGAACCATGGCCGGCGGTGTGGCTCATGATTTCAACAACATCCTGATGACCATTCTTGGAAACACCCAACTGCTGAATAAAGAATTGTCCGAGGCGTCTCCTCAGGTACGGCAAAGACTCCAGAACATCGAACAAGCGGTACTGGACGGCGCCCATGTGGTCCGAAGACTTCAAGTGTTTACGGGAAAGGATACCGGACCTTCTAAGGGAGAGGAAAAGACTCGAATCCATGAAGCTGTAAGGGATGTTCTTGAGCTGACTCGACCGCGGTGGAAAAACGCTCTTGAAAAGCAAGGGCGCCGTGTGGAGATCATCAACGCTGTGTCGCCGACTTTATGCGCGGCCATCAATCCTTCTGATTTTCGAGAGGTGCTGACAAACTTGGTTTTTAACGCCATTGATGCCATGCCTTTAGGCGGATCGTTACGCTTCAGTTCTTATCAGCATGAAGACCAAATTGTTGTGGAGGTGACGGATACGGGCGTGGGTATGGACGAAGAAACCCAGAAGAAGATCTTTGATCCTTTTTTTACCACCAAGGGAGCCGGAAACTCAGGTCTGGGACTCAGTGTCTGTGCCGGTCTTATTCAGCGCTGGTCCGGGCATCTTGGGGTAAGGAGTGTCCCCGGGCAAGGGACCACGTTTACGCTGACATTGCCGGCGTCTCGAACCGAAGCCTGCCGGCCGGCGGCAGAGAACTTTTCTTCGAAGCAGGTATCGCGAAAGCGGTTGCTCGTCGTGGATGATGATCAAGAGGTTTTAGGCCTGCTAGGGGACATGCTTCGCCTTATGGGCCATTCTGTCACAGCGTTTCATGATCCGCGCAAGGCCCTTGAGGCCCTTTCGACCCACACTTTTGATCTGGTGCTTACGGATCTCGCCATGCCCGATGTGAACGGCTGGGAGGTTGCCGCGTGTGCCAGAAAGCATCAGCCGAAGGTTCCGGTCGTTTTGGTCAGTGGCTGGGGGGCGCAGTATGAAGACGAGGATTTGAGTGATCGCGGTGTGCGCTGTGTCTGTTCCAAGCCTTTGAGTTATCAGAAGCTTTTAGAGCTCATAGACCGTTTTTGTTCTTGA
- a CDS encoding flagellar protein FlaG yields the protein MEVKVNNVTAVATDLWVREDPQWKPQTVITPVESSQDTSRLNAERAEGEQRDFGTDLVSKKDVQDVLEDVQQYLLQQGIRLSFEVHDKTGDLVVRVLDKDTGEVIRQIPPEEMLKLREKLEELTGVLLNGKV from the coding sequence ATGGAAGTCAAAGTCAATAATGTAACAGCGGTGGCGACGGACCTGTGGGTTCGAGAGGACCCTCAGTGGAAGCCTCAAACGGTGATTACCCCTGTAGAATCTTCCCAGGACACGTCCAGGCTCAATGCAGAAAGAGCCGAGGGGGAACAACGGGATTTCGGCACGGATCTTGTTAGCAAGAAGGACGTTCAGGATGTGCTGGAGGATGTGCAGCAGTATTTGCTTCAGCAGGGCATTCGGTTAAGCTTCGAGGTCCATGACAAGACCGGGGACTTGGTGGTCCGAGTTTTGGACAAGGATACGGGGGAAGTTATCCGCCAGATTCCTCCGGAAGAAATGTTAAAACTCAGGGAAAAGTTGGAAGAGTTGACAGGGGTGTTGCTCAACGGCAAGGTGTGA
- a CDS encoding response regulator: MEKLPVKILIVDDDEVYRDVLKDAIADEDTELSLAASGEEAVELLERAPFDILITDLNMPGIDGLTLLKRARQLYPDILALIITGYGSLESAVEAIRSGAYDYIQKPFRIDEVAVSTRNAIDRVRMLRERQRLLQELEKAYLRLQQLEGEARKHGRHEEGSNEASGSFSAGDFRERSSMLLVPGQTLPLDMLEGPKDPMAKVLTDLERLKDLRRERIVDDAEFERLKRQILRRVDGIR; this comes from the coding sequence GTGGAAAAATTGCCGGTGAAAATTTTGATTGTCGATGACGATGAAGTGTATCGCGACGTGCTTAAAGACGCCATCGCGGATGAGGACACGGAATTGTCCTTGGCGGCGAGCGGCGAAGAAGCCGTGGAGCTTCTGGAGCGAGCTCCTTTTGACATATTGATCACGGACCTGAACATGCCCGGCATCGACGGCCTGACGCTCCTCAAAAGGGCCCGCCAGTTGTATCCCGACATTCTCGCCTTGATTATCACGGGGTACGGCAGTCTCGAATCTGCCGTGGAGGCTATACGCAGCGGAGCCTACGACTACATTCAGAAACCTTTTCGTATCGATGAAGTCGCGGTTTCCACACGCAATGCCATCGACAGGGTACGAATGCTTCGGGAACGTCAGAGGCTTTTGCAGGAATTGGAAAAAGCCTACCTTCGTTTGCAACAACTTGAGGGGGAGGCTCGAAAGCACGGGCGGCATGAGGAAGGCTCGAACGAGGCGTCCGGAAGCTTTTCGGCTGGAGACTTTCGGGAGCGATCTTCCATGCTGCTGGTTCCCGGACAAACCCTGCCCCTGGATATGCTCGAAGGACCTAAAGATCCCATGGCTAAGGTTCTAACCGATCTGGAACGCCTCAAGGACCTGCGACGTGAACGTATTGTGGACGACGCCGAGTTTGAGCGGCTTAAAAGGCAGATTCTCCGCCGTGTGGATGGAATCCGATGA
- a CDS encoding HD domain-containing phosphohydrolase, translating to MNIFIVEDDQLLGEILRDYLLQLGHEEVLVFARATEALQAFDHHRFDCAFIDLKLPDMDGVQLLGRLKDKDRTLPVIMMSGYPTMDATIRAMRLGASDFLTKPFTLQDLALAMERVMKERALLLENLSLKLECQAQEQLKVVNKELQKKIRFNDKLFHISQVIDETRSSDDLYAAIADLAASVTPGKKVGFFIYLPDLHRVALISQKGFSNGHLPRMLPVSDRSLKTLLAQGKCPVRVPLKVIVNPGQAILKDNGSRQIGEGVSLVSGNVSDLPSSLSMGGVLHDPCSLWPLWIRGELFGFLALLHDEKERPTGGDEEALLDFLVKKAALAVENMALYESLINNFYGILRSLVNALEAKDPYTGKHSERVTLIAVELAKEMSVGDTYIEILNTVGYLHDIGKIGMPDEILNKPGALTGEEYEVVKKHPVIGESIIKDLGLGAEERAIIRHHHERWDGSGYPDGLAGEEIPLLARIVAVADAFDAMTSKRAYRDSLPVEKAVAELINNRNKQFDPNVVDAFLSSYYKKHSRRRHEQQRVFAGTHS from the coding sequence ATGAATATCTTTATCGTGGAAGATGATCAGCTTCTCGGGGAGATCCTGCGGGATTACTTACTTCAACTGGGCCACGAAGAGGTGCTGGTGTTTGCTCGAGCGACGGAAGCTCTGCAGGCTTTCGATCACCACAGATTCGATTGCGCCTTTATCGACCTCAAGCTTCCGGACATGGACGGTGTCCAGCTTCTGGGGCGCCTTAAGGATAAAGACCGCACCCTGCCCGTGATTATGATGAGCGGCTATCCTACCATGGATGCCACCATTCGTGCCATGAGGCTTGGGGCTTCGGACTTTCTCACCAAGCCGTTCACGCTTCAGGACTTGGCTCTGGCCATGGAACGCGTGATGAAAGAAAGAGCGCTGCTGCTGGAAAACCTGAGTCTTAAACTGGAATGCCAGGCCCAGGAGCAGCTCAAAGTGGTCAACAAAGAACTGCAAAAGAAGATACGATTCAACGATAAACTGTTTCATATTTCTCAAGTTATTGATGAAACTCGTTCCAGTGATGACCTTTATGCCGCCATCGCCGATCTTGCAGCTTCGGTGACTCCCGGAAAAAAGGTTGGCTTTTTTATCTATCTTCCGGATCTTCACCGTGTGGCTCTGATTTCCCAAAAAGGTTTTTCCAACGGGCATCTGCCCAGAATGCTTCCTGTCTCCGACCGGAGCCTGAAAACCCTTTTGGCGCAAGGAAAATGCCCTGTTCGAGTTCCCTTGAAGGTGATCGTCAATCCTGGACAGGCAATCTTGAAGGACAACGGTTCCAGACAGATAGGGGAAGGCGTCAGCCTGGTTTCGGGAAATGTGAGCGACCTTCCATCGTCGCTTTCCATGGGCGGCGTCTTACACGACCCTTGCAGTTTATGGCCTCTGTGGATTCGAGGAGAACTTTTCGGATTTCTGGCCCTTTTACATGACGAGAAGGAAAGGCCAACGGGCGGCGACGAGGAAGCATTGTTGGATTTTCTGGTCAAAAAAGCGGCTCTCGCCGTGGAAAACATGGCTCTTTACGAGAGCCTGATCAATAACTTCTATGGTATTTTACGTTCCTTGGTGAACGCCTTGGAAGCCAAAGACCCTTACACAGGCAAGCATTCGGAGCGGGTCACACTTATTGCGGTGGAACTGGCCAAAGAAATGTCCGTCGGGGACACCTACATCGAAATTCTGAACACCGTCGGATACCTGCACGACATCGGCAAGATCGGTATGCCTGATGAGATTCTCAACAAACCCGGGGCGTTGACTGGAGAAGAATACGAGGTTGTCAAAAAGCATCCGGTCATTGGAGAATCCATCATCAAAGATCTGGGGCTTGGGGCTGAGGAAAGAGCCATTATTCGTCACCATCATGAGCGATGGGACGGCTCGGGTTACCCGGATGGCTTGGCAGGGGAAGAAATTCCTTTGCTGGCTCGGATTGTAGCGGTGGCGGACGCTTTTGACGCCATGACCTCAAAGAGGGCTTACCGTGATTCCCTGCCTGTGGAAAAAGCGGTGGCTGAGTTGATCAATAACCGGAATAAACAGTTTGATCCCAACGTGGTGGATGCCTTCCTTTCGAGTTATTATAAAAAGCATTCGCGGAGACGCCATGAACAACAGAGAGTATTTGCGGGTACGCATTCCTGA
- a CDS encoding PilZ domain-containing protein: MNNREYLRVRIPELSVLYNELPAGSGPPFFLGFGPRKEPSVEREGPVEDPVVSAILEALANLESKVDRILGYLERQGTPKPAYAHQGRVVDISGGGFSFATLSLHSVGSYLELCLIPEVGDPRPIYAVGKICWLEPAPEKDNNIAHHVGVKFVEIDEADRQAIIRLVFQMQRKEKEQRATGAVSTQGMWKDSGRIDEDPCQKNKEIRG, encoded by the coding sequence ATGAACAACAGAGAGTATTTGCGGGTACGCATTCCTGAGTTATCCGTTCTGTACAACGAACTCCCGGCCGGCTCAGGCCCGCCTTTCTTCCTGGGATTCGGGCCCCGTAAGGAACCATCTGTGGAGAGGGAAGGGCCCGTGGAAGATCCCGTCGTCTCCGCCATTTTGGAGGCTCTGGCCAACTTGGAATCCAAGGTGGATCGCATTCTTGGCTATCTGGAAAGGCAAGGGACACCTAAACCTGCCTATGCCCATCAAGGTCGCGTTGTGGATATCAGTGGAGGGGGGTTCTCCTTTGCCACGCTTAGCTTGCATTCGGTGGGAAGCTACTTGGAATTGTGCCTGATTCCTGAAGTAGGGGATCCTCGACCCATCTATGCCGTGGGAAAAATCTGCTGGTTAGAACCGGCGCCGGAAAAAGACAATAACATAGCCCATCATGTGGGGGTTAAGTTTGTGGAGATCGATGAAGCAGACCGGCAAGCTATCATTCGACTGGTGTTTCAAATGCAGAGAAAGGAAAAGGAACAACGGGCGACAGGCGCCGTGTCCACGCAGGGAATGTGGAAGGATTCAGGCCGAATAGATGAAGATCCGTGCCAAAAGAACAAAGAGATTAGAGGATAA
- a CDS encoding HAMP domain-containing sensor histidine kinase, translating into MRSVATAAGIECPLDVLAELDRPAHMGRLLRGLIHNINGPLQNVSMLLELMERNHAKIDAHLSSEADALVTALRPLCDAQKGRMQRILEQVRLFSEMLRDFMVLHEIEVNESEVEVNLILEKLQLVYRADLFCKHHVTVERYPAAKVPLLKVRGRHLVPALEHLIENALLSMRKSSEKKLILATEVTAQHVVVSVQDTGCGLPEDRSPQELFEPFVTAWPDDIRGADKIHRHLGLGLTLAARLLQPYDATVSLEPLMAGGTVAKVILPK; encoded by the coding sequence ATGAGGTCGGTGGCGACGGCTGCGGGAATCGAGTGCCCTCTGGATGTGTTGGCAGAATTGGATCGCCCGGCGCACATGGGACGTCTGTTGCGAGGCTTGATTCATAATATCAACGGCCCCTTGCAAAACGTTTCCATGCTCTTGGAACTTATGGAGCGAAATCACGCCAAGATCGATGCACACTTATCATCCGAGGCGGACGCCCTCGTAACTGCACTGCGTCCTTTATGCGATGCGCAGAAAGGAAGAATGCAGAGGATCCTCGAACAGGTACGACTTTTTTCCGAAATGCTTAGGGATTTTATGGTTCTTCACGAAATCGAAGTGAACGAATCGGAGGTGGAGGTCAACCTGATTCTGGAAAAGCTTCAACTCGTTTATCGTGCCGATCTGTTCTGCAAGCATCATGTGACGGTGGAAAGGTATCCCGCCGCCAAGGTTCCCCTCCTAAAGGTTCGAGGCAGGCACTTGGTGCCGGCTCTGGAACATCTTATCGAAAACGCCCTGCTTTCCATGAGAAAGAGCTCCGAAAAAAAACTGATTCTTGCAACGGAAGTGACAGCACAGCACGTGGTGGTCTCGGTGCAAGACACAGGCTGCGGACTTCCCGAAGACCGATCCCCACAAGAGCTTTTTGAACCTTTTGTCACAGCATGGCCCGACGATATTCGTGGAGCGGACAAGATCCATCGGCACCTGGGTCTCGGGCTGACCTTGGCGGCGAGGCTGTTGCAACCCTATGATGCTACGGTATCTCTCGAACCCCTGATGGCAGGGGGGACGGTGGCCAAGGTGATCCTTCCTAAGTAG
- a CDS encoding protein-glutamate O-methyltransferase: protein MQRLSDGLFQKFSALVYQEAGINLHDGKKSLLEARLAKRLRATGIDSPRAYLDFILSEEGREEYVRFFDAVSTNLTFFFREPKHFEFLENVALPEIVERNRKSGTARIRMWSAGCSTGEEPYSMAMTVLTSLDQPFRWDFRVLATDISTRVLQTAMLGVYEQSKLANVPVALRQRFFEPLRDGGSTKTYRVRDELKKIIAFRRLNLMDSFPFKGKFDVIFCRNVMIYFDKKTQESLIQKMAAYLHHGGYFFVGHSESLTGLHHPLKYVKPAVYKKL from the coding sequence ATGCAGCGTCTTTCAGATGGCCTTTTTCAGAAATTCAGTGCCTTGGTGTATCAGGAAGCGGGCATCAATCTGCACGACGGCAAAAAATCCCTTTTGGAAGCTCGACTGGCCAAAAGACTACGCGCCACCGGCATCGACAGTCCTCGGGCCTACCTGGACTTCATCCTCTCGGAAGAAGGCCGTGAGGAATACGTGAGGTTCTTTGACGCCGTTTCAACCAATCTCACTTTCTTTTTTCGAGAACCCAAGCATTTTGAGTTTCTGGAAAACGTTGCGCTTCCTGAGATTGTGGAACGAAACCGAAAGAGCGGTACAGCCAGAATTCGCATGTGGAGTGCAGGCTGTTCGACGGGCGAAGAGCCCTACAGTATGGCCATGACCGTGTTGACATCCTTGGATCAACCCTTTCGATGGGATTTTCGAGTTCTGGCCACGGATATTTCCACGCGGGTGCTTCAGACGGCTATGCTCGGCGTTTACGAACAATCCAAGTTGGCCAATGTCCCGGTAGCTTTGCGTCAGCGTTTTTTTGAACCCCTACGGGACGGTGGCTCGACCAAAACCTACCGGGTTCGAGATGAACTGAAAAAAATCATTGCCTTTCGAAGACTCAATCTCATGGATTCTTTTCCTTTTAAAGGAAAGTTTGATGTGATCTTTTGCCGCAACGTGATGATTTATTTCGACAAGAAAACGCAGGAAAGCCTTATTCAAAAGATGGCCGCGTATTTACACCATGGAGGTTATTTCTTTGTCGGGCATTCAGAGAGTCTAACGGGATTACATCACCCACTCAAGTACGTCAAACCTGCGGTATACAAAAAGTTGTAA
- a CDS encoding chemotaxis protein CheD, whose translation MNRVIVGVADMAVSRDPNDVIITYSLGSCIAVVLYDPVAGVGGMLHYMLPESSIDPVKAQTKPAMFADTGVPLLFKETYKYGATKKSLIVKVVGGAQILDEDGVFNIGKRNYMMLRKIFWKNNVLIAAEHVGGNVNRTVRLEMATGRVFLKVSGRGEFELSTS comes from the coding sequence ATGAATCGTGTGATTGTCGGTGTGGCGGATATGGCTGTAAGCCGGGATCCAAACGATGTGATCATCACTTACTCCCTAGGATCTTGTATCGCCGTGGTGCTGTACGACCCCGTGGCCGGTGTGGGCGGCATGCTGCACTACATGCTTCCGGAATCCAGTATTGACCCCGTTAAGGCCCAGACGAAACCGGCCATGTTTGCGGACACGGGCGTTCCTTTGCTTTTCAAGGAAACCTATAAGTACGGCGCCACAAAAAAGAGTTTGATCGTCAAGGTGGTGGGGGGAGCTCAGATTTTGGATGAAGACGGAGTCTTCAACATTGGAAAACGCAATTACATGATGCTTCGTAAAATCTTTTGGAAGAACAATGTGTTGATTGCCGCCGAGCACGTAGGAGGCAATGTGAACCGCACCGTACGACTGGAAATGGCGACAGGTCGGGTGTTTCTCAAGGTTTCGGGGCGCGGGGAGTTTGAACTGAGTACATCGTGA
- a CDS encoding response regulator, with product MAYNVMIVDDSKSMRHVIKKVLKISGLEIGEIIEAGNGQEALEHLEGHWVDLILSDIHMPVMDGIEFLRRLGSHKDLRDVPVVLVTTERNEKRLGEAMALGARACLSKPFQPEEFRSLVLKLLGVENAWQMAGSDEGCDF from the coding sequence ATGGCTTACAACGTCATGATTGTCGACGACTCCAAATCCATGCGGCATGTGATCAAGAAAGTTTTGAAAATCAGCGGCTTGGAGATCGGAGAGATTATTGAAGCCGGCAACGGCCAGGAAGCTCTGGAGCACCTGGAAGGGCATTGGGTGGATTTGATTTTGAGTGACATTCATATGCCGGTCATGGACGGCATTGAGTTTTTGCGACGGCTTGGAAGCCATAAAGATTTGCGGGATGTTCCCGTGGTCTTGGTGACCACGGAGCGCAACGAAAAACGGCTGGGCGAGGCCATGGCCTTGGGGGCCCGTGCTTGTCTCTCCAAGCCCTTTCAACCGGAAGAATTTCGATCTTTGGTCCTCAAGCTTCTAGGGGTGGAAAATGCATGGCAAATGGCAGGAAGTGATGAAGGCTGCGATTTCTGA
- a CDS encoding chemotaxis protein CheX, whose amino-acid sequence MHGKWQEVMKAAISEVLETMYFTDVVFQPDTAQEIFTGWEATIDVRPAEPGPSRRVRLCFLDDFARELAANMLGEDSTGLNEDEVRDALQELANMVAGSCVLLLGPENWRLGLPTAHRAVCHPSQQDCGLAMVSSGVFVGRASCVQQ is encoded by the coding sequence ATGCATGGCAAATGGCAGGAAGTGATGAAGGCTGCGATTTCTGAGGTTTTGGAGACCATGTACTTCACAGATGTGGTCTTTCAGCCTGATACTGCGCAGGAAATTTTTACGGGGTGGGAAGCGACCATCGACGTTCGACCAGCCGAGCCCGGGCCTTCGAGGCGCGTGAGGCTCTGCTTTCTGGATGATTTTGCACGAGAACTGGCGGCCAACATGCTTGGCGAGGATTCCACCGGTTTGAACGAGGATGAGGTTCGAGACGCTTTGCAGGAATTGGCCAACATGGTGGCTGGAAGCTGCGTTTTGCTTCTCGGGCCCGAAAACTGGCGACTGGGTTTGCCGACGGCTCATCGTGCTGTCTGCCATCCGTCGCAACAAGATTGCGGCTTGGCCATGGTTTCTTCAGGAGTTTTTGTCGGCCGGGCTTCCTGTGTTCAACAGTGA
- a CDS encoding chemotaxis response regulator protein-glutamate methylesterase: MEPIRVLIVDDSAIVRKIFTQELSKYADIEVVGTAPDPYVARDKIARLSPDVITLDVEMPRMDGLTFLRKLMKYHPTPTIIVSSLTPKNSEMALEALEIGAVEVLAKPGGSYSVGDMSIQLVEKIRAAARARSYVARRRDERRETEAGSPRPAPMALAQTTHKVIAMGASTGGTEALKAVLMEMPPNSPGIVIVQHMPPKFTTAFAKRLDGCCAIQVKEAQNGDSVRPGLALIAPGNEHMVLKRSGARYYVEVKDGPLVCHQRPSVDVLFHSVARYAGANAVGVIMTGMGRDGAKGLLEMRQNGARTIAQDESSCVVFGMPKEAIRLGAAETVVPLEAIPAAIFKALEDKRVSVERAVS, translated from the coding sequence ATGGAACCCATTCGCGTACTCATCGTTGATGATTCAGCCATTGTTCGAAAAATCTTTACCCAGGAACTGAGCAAGTATGCGGACATCGAAGTGGTGGGTACGGCTCCCGACCCCTACGTCGCCCGCGATAAGATCGCTCGACTCAGTCCCGACGTCATCACTTTGGATGTGGAAATGCCCCGCATGGACGGCCTCACTTTCCTGAGAAAGCTCATGAAATATCATCCCACACCTACCATCATTGTCAGTTCTTTAACTCCCAAGAACAGCGAAATGGCTTTGGAAGCTTTGGAAATCGGTGCCGTAGAGGTGCTGGCGAAACCGGGTGGATCTTATTCCGTGGGGGATATGAGCATTCAACTTGTGGAAAAAATCCGTGCAGCAGCCAGAGCTCGAAGTTATGTGGCCAGACGCCGGGACGAACGCCGAGAAACTGAGGCGGGTTCCCCTCGGCCCGCTCCCATGGCCCTTGCTCAAACCACTCATAAGGTCATCGCCATGGGAGCTTCCACGGGGGGTACTGAAGCCCTGAAAGCCGTGCTCATGGAAATGCCTCCCAACAGTCCCGGCATCGTCATCGTGCAGCATATGCCTCCCAAGTTTACCACGGCTTTTGCCAAGCGTCTCGACGGCTGCTGTGCCATTCAGGTGAAAGAAGCTCAAAACGGAGATTCTGTTCGCCCCGGCTTAGCGCTGATTGCTCCTGGAAACGAGCACATGGTTTTGAAAAGGAGCGGTGCCCGCTACTACGTGGAAGTCAAGGACGGGCCATTGGTTTGTCATCAGAGGCCGTCTGTGGACGTCCTTTTCCATTCCGTGGCCCGTTATGCCGGTGCCAATGCCGTAGGCGTGATCATGACGGGCATGGGCCGAGACGGTGCCAAGGGACTTTTGGAAATGCGTCAAAACGGTGCGCGTACCATTGCTCAAGACGAATCCAGCTGCGTGGTTTTTGGAATGCCCAAGGAGGCTATTCGGCTTGGAGCCGCGGAAACCGTGGTGCCTTTGGAGGCTATTCCCGCGGCCATTTTCAAAGCCTTGGAAGATAAAAGGGTTTCGGTGGAGAGGGCGGTTTCCTAG
- a CDS encoding response regulator has translation MAYKDMKVLVVDDFATMRRIVKNILRELDFKDIIEAENGAAAVKILESQDIDLIVSDWNMPKMTGLELLKWVRANEKTKDLPFLMVTAEAQKENVVEAVKAKVSNYIVKPFTAAVLAEKLAKILPQN, from the coding sequence GTGGCCTACAAGGACATGAAAGTATTGGTTGTGGATGATTTCGCCACCATGCGTCGCATCGTCAAAAACATTTTGAGAGAACTGGATTTCAAGGACATCATCGAGGCGGAAAACGGAGCCGCCGCGGTGAAGATCCTCGAATCCCAGGACATCGACCTCATTGTTTCCGACTGGAACATGCCCAAAATGACCGGCTTGGAACTCCTGAAATGGGTTCGTGCCAATGAAAAGACCAAAGATCTCCCGTTTCTCATGGTGACAGCGGAAGCTCAAAAGGAAAACGTAGTGGAGGCCGTGAAGGCCAAGGTGAGCAACTATATCGTCAAGCCGTTTACGGCCGCCGTCTTGGCGGAAAAACTCGCCAAGATTCTCCCCCAAAACTGA